In the Streptomyces cinnamoneus genome, CACGTCATCGTCGGCCAGGGCCAGCTCGACTCGGTCCTGCACGCCGACCCCACGGGCCGCCGCGCCTTCATCGAGGAGGCGGCCGGCGTCCTCAAGCACCGCAAGCGCAAGGAGAAGGCGCTGCGCAAGCTCGACGCGATGCGCGCCAACCTCGCCCGCGTCCAGGACCTCACCGACGAGCTGCGCCGCCAGCTCAAGCCGCTGGGCCGGCAGGCCGCCGTCGCCCGCCGCGCCGCCGTCATCCAGGCCGACCTGCGCGACGCCCGGCTGCGCCTGCTCGCCGACGACCTGGTCACCCTGCGCGAGGCGCTGCGCTCGGAGATCGCCGACGAGGCCGCACTCAAGGCCCGCAAGGAGGCCGCCGAGGCCGAACTGCGCACCGCCGCCCAGCGCGAGGCCGCGCTGGAGGAACAGGTCCGCGAGCTCACCCCCCGCCTCGCCCTGGCCCAGCAGACCTGGTACGAGCTCTCGCGTCTCGCCGAGCGGGTGCGCGGCACCATCTCCCTCGCCGACGCCCGCGTCACCAGTGCCACCACCGCCCCCGCCGAGGACCGCCGAGGCCGCGACCCGGAGGACCTCGAACGCGAGGCCGCCCGCGTCCGGGAGCAGGAGGCCGAGCTCGAAGCCGCCCTCGAAGCCGCGAGCCGCGCACTGGAGGACACCTCCCAGCACCGCGCCGACCTCGAACGCCGGCTCGCCGAGGAGGAGCGCCGCCTGCGGGACGCGGCCCGTGCCGCCGCCGACCGCCGCGAACAACTGGCCCGGCTGCACGGCCGGGTCACCGCAGCCCGGGGCCGCGCCGCCTCCGCGGAGGCCGAGATCGGCCGCCTCGCGGCCGCCCGCGACGAGGCCGCCGAACGCGCGGCCGCCGCGCAGGAGGAGTACGAGCGCCACCAGGCCGAGGCCGACGGCGCCGACGCCGACGACGCCGAACTGGCCGCCGCCCACGACCGGGCCAAGGCGGAGCTGGCCGCCGCCCAGGCCGCCCTGGACGACGCCCGCGAGGCGGCCACCGAAGCCGAACGCCGCCGCGCGGCGGTCACCGCCCGCCACGACGCCCTCGCCCTGGGCCTGCGCCGCAAGGACGGCACCGGAGCCCTGCTGTCCGCGAAGGAACGATTGGGCGGGCTGCTCGGCCCCGCCGCGGAACTGCTGCGCGTCACCCCGGGCCACGAACTCCCCGTCGCCGCCGCCCTGGGCGCTGCGGCCGACGCGCTCGCCGTCACCGGCCCCGTGGCCGCCGCCGAGGCCCTGCGCCTGCTCAAGAAGGAGGACGCGGGCCGGGCGACCCTGCTCCTGGCCGGGGCGCCGGACGTGCCGGCGCCCCCCGCCGACGGCCGCGCGACACCGGCCGCCCACCTCGTGCGGGGCCCGGACGAACTGATGCCCGCCGTCCGCAGGCTGCTGCGCGACGTGGTCGTCGTCGACACGCTCGAGGACGCCGAGCACCTCGTCATGACCCGCCCGGGGCTGACCGCCGTCACCGCCGAGGGCGACCTGCTGGGCGCCCACTTCGCCCAGGGCGGCTCCGGGGGAGCGCCCAGCCTCCTGGAGACGCAGGCGGCCGTCGACGAGGCCGCGGCCGAGCTGACCGGGCTCGACGCACGCTGCACGGAACTGCGCGCGCGCCAGGACGCCGCCAAGGAGCGTCGCCGTGCCGCCGCCACGCTGGTGGACGAGCTGGCCGCCCGCCGCAGCACCGGCGACCGGGAGAAGTCGCGGGCCGCCCAGACCCTCGGCCGCCTGGCCGGCCAGGCCCGGGCGGCGGCCGGGGAGGCCGAACGCGCCGCGGCTGCCGCGCAACGCGCCGGCGAGGCCCTGGAGAGGGCCACGGAGGAGGCCGACGAGCTGGCCGAACGCCTGGCGGCGGCCGAGGAGCTCGCC is a window encoding:
- the smc gene encoding chromosome segregation protein SMC, with amino-acid sequence MHLKSLTLRGFKSFASATTLRFEPGITCVVGPNGSGKSNVVDALSWVMGEQGAKSLRGGKMEDVIFAGTTGRPPLGRAEVSLTIDNSDGALPIDYAEVTITRIMFRNGGSEYQINGDTCRLLDIQELLSDSGIGREMHVIVGQGQLDSVLHADPTGRRAFIEEAAGVLKHRKRKEKALRKLDAMRANLARVQDLTDELRRQLKPLGRQAAVARRAAVIQADLRDARLRLLADDLVTLREALRSEIADEAALKARKEAAEAELRTAAQREAALEEQVRELTPRLALAQQTWYELSRLAERVRGTISLADARVTSATTAPAEDRRGRDPEDLEREAARVREQEAELEAALEAASRALEDTSQHRADLERRLAEEERRLRDAARAAADRREQLARLHGRVTAARGRAASAEAEIGRLAAARDEAAERAAAAQEEYERHQAEADGADADDAELAAAHDRAKAELAAAQAALDDAREAATEAERRRAAVTARHDALALGLRRKDGTGALLSAKERLGGLLGPAAELLRVTPGHELPVAAALGAAADALAVTGPVAAAEALRLLKKEDAGRATLLLAGAPDVPAPPADGRATPAAHLVRGPDELMPAVRRLLRDVVVVDTLEDAEHLVMTRPGLTAVTAEGDLLGAHFAQGGSGGAPSLLETQAAVDEAAAELTGLDARCTELRARQDAAKERRRAAATLVDELAARRSTGDREKSRAAQTLGRLAGQARAAAGEAERAAAAAQRAGEALERATEEADELAERLAAAEELALADEEGTDEPDTSVRDRLAADGANARQTEMEARLAVRTHEERVKALAGRADGLDRAARAEREARARAEQRRTRLRHEAEVAAAVAAGARQLLAHVEASVVRADGERREAEAAKAERESELIAGRNQARDLKAELDKLTDSVHRGEVLGAEKRLRVEALETKALEELGVEPTALVAEYGPDQLVPPSPPAEGEELPDDPDHPRNRPVPYERAAQEKRLKAAERAYQQLGKVNPLALEEFAALEERHKFLSEQLEDLKKTRADLLQVVKDVDKRVEEVFTAAYHDTAREFEGVFSRLFPGGEGRLVLTDPDDMLATGVDVEARPPGKKVKRLSLLSGGERSLTAVALLVAIFKARPSPFYVMDEVEAALDDTNLQRLIGIMKELQESSQLIVITHQKRTMEVADALYGVSMQGDGVSKVISQRLR